A genomic region of Prionailurus viverrinus isolate Anna chromosome D4, UM_Priviv_1.0, whole genome shotgun sequence contains the following coding sequences:
- the ALAD gene encoding delta-aminolevulinic acid dehydratase: protein MQPQSVLHSGYFHPLLRAWQTATATLSASNLIYPIFVTDVPDDVQPIASLPGVARYGVNRLEEMLKPLVEEGLRCVLVFGVPSRVPKDERGSAADSEDSPAVEAIRLLRKTFPSLLVACDVCLCPYTSHGHCGLLGKNGTFQAEESRQRLAEVALAYAKAGCQVVAPSDMMDGRVEAIKEALMAHGLGNRVSVMSYSAKFASCFYGPFRDAAQSSPAFGDRRCYQLPPGARGLALRAVARDVREGADMLMVKPGMPYLDIVREVKDKHPELPLAVYHVSGEFAMLWHGARAGAFDLKAAVLEAMTAFRRAGADIIITYYTPQLLQWLKEE from the exons ATGCAGCCCCAGTCGGTTCTGCACAGCGGCTACTTCCACCCGCTGCTTCGCGCCTGGCAGACGGCCACCGCCACCCTCAGCGCCTCCAACCTCATCTACCCCATCTTTGTCAC GGACGTTCCTGATGACGTACAGCCCATCGCCAGCCTCCCGGGAGTGGCCAG ATATGGTGTGAACCGGCTGGAAGAGATGCTGAAGCCCCTGGTGGAAGAGGGCCTGCGCTGCGTCCTGGTCTTTGGAGTCCCCAGCAGAGTCCCTAAG GACGAACGGGGCTCTGCAGCCGACTCTGAGGACTCCCCAGCCGTCGAGGCGATCCGTTTGTTGCGCAAGACGTTCCCCAGCCTCCTGGTGGCCTGTGATGTCTGCTTGTGTCCCTACACCTCTCACGGTCACTGTG GGCTCCTGGGCAAGAACGGCACATTCCAGGCCGAGGAGAGCCGCCAGCGGCTGGCAGAAGTAGCACTCGCCTATGCCAAGGCAG gATGTCAGGTGGTAGCCCCATCGGACATGATGGACGGACGTGTGGAAGCCATCAAGGAGGCCCTGATGGCACATGGACTTGGCAACAGG GTATCAGTGATGAGCTATAGCGCCAAATTTGCATCCTGTTTCTATGGACCTTTCCG GGATGCGGCCCAGTCAAGCCCAGCTTTTGGAGATCGCCGCTGCTACCAGCTGCCGCCAGGAGCACGGGGCCTGGCCCTCCGAGCCGTG GCGCGGGATGTGCGGGAAGGAGCCGACATGCTCATGGTAAAGCCAGGAATGCCCTACCTGGACATCGTGCGAGAGGTGAAGGACAAG CACCCTGAGCTCCCGCTTGCTGTGTACCACGTTTCTGGAGAGTTCGCCATGCTGTGGCACGGAGCCCGGGCCGGGGCATTTGATCTCAAGGCTGCTGTGCTGGAGGCCATGACCGCCTTTCGCCGCGCAG GTGCCGACATCATCATCACCTACTACACGCCTCAGCTATTGCAGTGGCTGAAGGAGGAGTGA
- the HDHD3 gene encoding haloacid dehalogenase-like hydrolase domain-containing protein 3, which produces MAHRLQIRLLTWDVKDTLLRLRHPVGEEYASKARAHGLEVEAASLGQAFRQAYRAQSLSFPNYGLSQGLTSRRWWVDVVLQTFYLAGVRDAQAVTPIADQLYEDFSKPFTWQVLEGAEATLRECRKRGLRLAVVSNFDRRLEDILMGLGLREYFDFVLTSEASGWPKPDPRIFREALRLAQVEPAVAAHIGDSYPCDYKGARAVGMHSFLVVGPEPLDAAIKDSVSQECLLPSLSHLLPALDHLEVSSP; this is translated from the coding sequence ATGGCGCATCGGCTACAGATACGACTGCTGACATGGGACGTGAAGGATACACTGCTCAGGCTCCGCCACCCCGTGGGAGAGGAATATGCCTCCAAGGCCCGGGCCCACGGGCTGGAGGTGGAGGCCGCCTCCCTGGGACAAGCCTTCAGGCAGGCGTACAGGGCTcagagcctcagcttccccaacTATGGCCTGAGCCAAGGCCTCACCTCCCGCCGGTGGTGGGTGGATGTGGTCTTACAGACCTTCTACCTAGCAGGTGTTCGAGATGCCCAGGCTGTGACCCCCATCGCTGACCAGCTGTACGAGGACTTCAGCAAGCCCTTCACCTGGCAGGTGTTGGAGGGGGCTGAGGCCACCCTGAGGGAGTGCCGAAAACGAGGTCTGAGGCTGGCAGTGGTCTCCAACTTTGACCGGCGTCTAGAGGACATCCTGATGGGTCTTGGCCTGAGGGAATACTTTGACTTTGTGCTGACCTCTGAGGCTTCCGGCTGGCCCAAGCCCGACCCCCGAATTTTCCGTGAGGCTTTGCGGCTTGCTCAGGTGGAACCGGCAGTGGCAGCCCATATTGGGGACAGTTATCCCTGTGATTATAAGGGGGCGCGGGCTGTAGGTATGCACAGCTTCCTGGTGGTCGGCCCAGAGCCTTTGGATGCTGCCATCAAAGACTCTGTATCTCAAGAATGCCTCCTCCCCTCACTGTCCCATCTCCTGCCTGCCCTTGACCACCTGGAAGTCTCATCCCCGTAA